In one window of Cynocephalus volans isolate mCynVol1 chromosome 6, mCynVol1.pri, whole genome shotgun sequence DNA:
- the MACC1 gene encoding metastasis-associated in colon cancer protein 1 has protein sequence MLINERAYFWSGRIARSRSEGNLVDMEARELSNNCNITECQDPDSLRSCLDAFTFGGNNASKATNPFWNELSASNPFLDDITQLRNNRKRENISILKEDPFLLFREIETENSFDSSGDELDVHRLLRKSSSRKSGRSKSVSELLDILDDTAHAHQSIHNSDQILVQDLEWLQNDREAYKMAWLSQRQLARSCLDLNTINQSPGWAQTQVAEIIVVGKVNHQGGSVQLPDSDITVHVPQGHVAVGEFQEVSLRAFLDPPHLLNHDLSCTVSPLLEIKLGNLNTMEAILLEIKIGAEVRKDPFSQVMTEMVCLHSLDKEGPFKVLNNCYIYKDTIQVKLIDLSQVMYLVVAAQAKAIQSPAATIWDYIHKTTSVGIYGPKYIHPSFTVIFIVCGHSYMPRKLTISDIKKGGKNTSPVVFQLWGKHSFLLDKPQNLSISVFSCDPDFEVKAEGERKRIKQKQLKSGEVVHQQFLFSVVDHREMHLFVFRVQVEPPNGKPVAQFFITTPDPAPNLKRLSHLPGYLQKEKEMKSDPLLPAVLVKYPTFQDKKLNFTNYGVTLKTVLRQIKIDYLLEYFKGDTIGLLGEGKVKAIGQSKVKEWYVGVLRGKIGLVHCKNVKVISKEQVMSMSDSVFTTRNLLEQIALPFKKLTYIYSAVLTLVSENVYDWKVLANVLGYSPLALEDFDQTQADKESEKVSYVIKKLKEDCHTDRNTRKFLYELIVALLKMDCQGLVAHLIQEAVILTSAVKLGKGWRELAEKVARLTKQQMEAYEIPHQEKAGGVAVEMMWKPAYDFLYTWSAHYGNSYRDVLQDLQSALDRMKNPVTKQWRDLTGALILVNSLEVLRVTAFTTSKEV, from the exons ATGTTAATCAATGAGAGAGCCTATTTTTGGTCAGGAAGAATTGCACGAAGTAGGTCTGAAGGAAACTTGGTTGACATGGAAGCCAGAGAACTTTCAAATAATTGCAACATTACAG AATGCCAAGACCCAGATTCGCTTCGCAGTTGTCTGGATGCTTTCACTTTTGGTGGTAATAATGCTTCTAAAGCTACAAATCCATTCTGGAATGAACTGTCTGCTTCTAACCCATTTCTGGATGACATAACTCAGCTAAGAAATAACcgaaagagagagaatatttcCATCTTGAAGGaagatccttttcttctttttagagaaatagaaactgaaaattcTTTTGATTCCTCTGGTGATGAACTTGATGTGCATCGGTTGCTCAGGAAGTCTTCCTCGAGGAAGTCTGGAAGATCTAAAAGTGTTTCAGAACTTTTGGACATTTTAGATGACACAGCACATGCCCATCAGAGTATACATAACTCTGACCAGATCCTAGTACAAGACTTGGAATGGCTTCAAAATGATCGAGAGGCTTATAAAATGGCTTGGTTAAGTCAACGGCAGCTGGCCCGTTCCTGCCTGGATTTGAATACAATTAATCAGAGCCCTGGCTGGGCCCAAACACAAGTTGCAGAGATTATTGTAGTTGGTAAAGTAAACCACCAAGGAGGGTCGGTACAGTTACCTGATTCAGATATCACTGTTCATGTGCCCCAAGGTCATGTAGCTGTGGGAGAATTCCAAGAGGTTTCTCTAAGGGCTTTTCTTGATCCTCCACATTTACTTAACCATGATCTTTCATGCACTGTAAGCCCGCTCTTGGAAATCAAGTTAGGTAACCTTAATACAATGGAAGCTAttttgctggaaataaaaattggGGCTGAAGTGAGAAAGGATCCTTTCAGCCAAGTCATGACAGAAATGGTGTGTTTACATAGCCTGGATAAAGAAGGCCCTTTCAAAGTGTTAAACAATTGCTACATTTATAAAGACACCATCCAGGTCAAGCTAATTGACTTGAGTCAGGTGATGTATTTAGTGGTTGCAGCACAAGCTAAAGCTATCCAGTCACCAGCTGCCACAATTTGGGATTATATTCACAAAACCACATCAGTTGGAATTTACGGACCCAAATATATCCATCCCAGTTTCACtgttatttttatagtttgtgGACACAGTTATATGCCAAGAAAGCTTACAATCTCTGATATTAAGAAGGGTGGGAAAAACACATCTCCAGTTGTATTTCAGCTCTGGGGGAAGCATTCATTTTTACTTGACAAGCCACAAAATTTaagtatttctgttttttcatgtgACCCAGATTTTGAAGTAAaggcagaaggagaaagaaaaagaatcaaacaaaAGCAATTGAAATCAGGTGAAGTAGTTCatcaacaatttttattttctgtagttgACCACAGAGAGATGCACTTGTTTGTTTTCCGTGTTCAGGTAGAGCCTCCCAATGGTAAACCAGTTGCACAGTTCTTTATCACTACACCTGATCCAGCCCCAAACCTAAAAAGACTTTCGCATCTGCCAGGTTATTTgcagaaggagaaggaaatgaagtCTGATCCTTTATTACCAGCAGTGCTTGTTAAATATCCAACATTTCAAGATAAAAAATTGAACTTTACCAACTATGGGGTTACCTTGAAGACAGTGCTAAGACAAATCAAGATTGACTACTTGCTTGAATATTTCAAAGGGGACACAATAGGTCTTCTTGGAGAAGGTAAGGTCAAAGCCATTGGGCAGTCCAAAGTGAAGGAATGGTATGTGGGTGTCCTCAGAGGTAAGATTGGACTTGTGCATTGCAAAAATGTCAAGGTGATTTCAAAGGAACAAGTAATGTCTATGTCAGATAGTGTCTTTACAACCAGAAATCTACTTGAACAAATTGCCCTGCCCTTTAAAAAACTGACTTATATCTACTCAGCTGTATTGACCTTGGTGTCAGAAAATGTTTATGACTGGAAAGTTTTAGCTAATGTCCTAGGTTACTCTCCTCTGGCACTGGAAGATTTTGATCaaacacaagcagacaaagaaTCAGAAAAAGTTTCTTACGTTATAAAGAAGTTAAAGGAAGATTGCCACACAGATAGAAATACAAGGAAGTTTCTCTATGAACTTATTGTG GCTCTGCTGAAGATGGATTGTCAAGGGTTAGTAGCACATCTCATCCAAGAGGCTGTTATTCTGACTTCAGCTGTCAAGCTTGGAAAAGGCTGGAGGGAACTAGCTGAAAAGGTAGCACGACTCACAAAGCAACAAATGGAGGCGTATGAGATTCCTCATCAGGAAAAAGCTGGAGGTGTTGCTGTTGAG atgaTGTGGAAACCTGCCTATGATTTTCTGTATACTTGGAGTGCTCACTACGGAAACAGCTACAGAGATGTGTTACAAGACCTTCAATCAGCTTTGGACAGAATGAAAAACCCTGTGACCAAACAGTGGCGAGACTTAACTGGAGCTTTAATACTAGTGAATTCTTTGGAGGTTTTGAGAGTAACTGCATTCACCACTTCTAAGGAAGTATAG